Sequence from the Acidobacteriota bacterium genome:
TGCTGATGCTGTGACGCGCCGGCCGCGCGTCTCGGGGATGGCAACCCACCACGCGGCAGCCACGAGGAACGCCGCCGCCGTCACGGTGAACGCCGTCGCGAACCCGCGCTGATCGGCCAGCGATCCGACAACGAACGGCGCCACGGCGCTCGCCAGCCTGCCGGTGTTGTACGTCAGTCCCTGCGCCGTCGCCCGGATCGCCGTCGGATACGACTCGGCCGTCACGATCCCGAAACCGGTGAAGTAGCCCGTCCCGAAGAACGCCACGAACGGGCCGAGCAGCAGCAGCACCAGCGGATGCCGCACCTGCGCGTAGGTGGCGAGCAGCAGCGCCGCCATCAACAGGTACACCACGTACGTCCGCTTGCGTCCGAGCGCATCGGCCACCACGCCGAAGGTCACGTAGCCCACCCACATGCCCACCTGCATGAAGACGACGAGCCACGCCATGGCGCGGGCGTCCAGGCCGATACCGCCCTGCGCCACCGGCAGCGACAGGTACGCGGGAATCCACGAGTTGAAGCCCCACCACGCGAAGAGGCAGCACGCGTTCATCGCCGTCAGCGCGATGGTGATGCGCCACCGGCCGTCGGCAACCACCGCACCAGGCCCGACGCGCGGCGCGTGACG
This genomic interval carries:
- a CDS encoding MFS transporter; the protein is MVTAGWWDWWRQAPADAKRALWAAALGWMLDAFDVMLYALVLTAVMADLGLTKATAGLIGSITLVAGAVGGVAFGIIADRYGRTRALMGSIVIYSVFTALCGFAQTAAQLAAFRVGLGLGMGGEWASGAALVAESWPDEHRGKALGLMQSAWAIGYALAAIVTSVILPMWGWRAVFIVGVLPALFTVWIRRAVREPAVWRESVRHAPRVGPGAVVADGRWRITIALTAMNACCLFAWWGFNSWIPAYLSLPVAQGGIGLDARAMAWLVVFMQVGMWVGYVTFGVVADALGRKRTYVVYLLMAALLLATYAQVRHPLVLLLLGPFVAFFGTGYFTGFGIVTAESYPTAIRATAQGLTYNTGRLASAVAPFVVGSLADQRGFATAFTVTAAAFLVAAAWWVAIPETRGRRVTASAA